The genomic DNA TGTTCACCATGAAGTGGTGCAGGACCGGATTGAGGCTGGGACCTTTATGGCTGCCGCCGCGGTGACAAAGGGGGACGTTCTGGTTGAAAATGCGATTGTCGAACATAACCTTCCCTTTATTGCCAAACTGCGGGAGATGGGCGTAACCGTCACCCAGGAGGAACAAGGGGTACGCATCATTGGCCCTGATACCTTACAACCAGTTGACGTAGAAACGGCACCGTATCCAGGGTTTCCAACCGACATGCAACCGCAGATGACGGTCTTACAACTGGCGGCTGACGGGGTCAGCACGTTAACCGAAACTGTGTTTGAAAACCGATTTATGCACTTGGATGAATTACGGCGAATGAACGCCAAATTTGAAATCAAGGGGAATACCGTAGTAATGCACGGGCCAACTCGTTTTGAAGGGGCTGAAGTGGCCGCCACTGATTTACGGGCAGCGGCAGCGTTGATTATGGCCGGCCTAATTGCTACGGGCGTTACGCACATTACTAACTTGCAGTACCTAGATCGAGGGTACTATGAAATTGAAAAGAAACTCCGCCACCTCGGGGCAAACATTGAAAGGGTTTCCACTGGGAGCTAGCGGTCTGAAACGATAATTATGGTATAATTTACACAATTAGCGAAAGTGGGAAAGGAAGAACAAAAGATGGCCCAAGATATTGGAATTGACCTAGGAACAGCTAACGTGCTGGTATCGGTAACGGGAAAGGGAGTTGTGTTAAACGAACCTTCCGTCGTTGCGATTGATACGAAAACGAACAAGGTGCTGGCAGTCGGAAAAGAAGCCTACGAAATGGTCGGCCGGACGCCTGGCAACATTAAAGCCATTCGGCCGTTAAAGGATGGGGTGATTTCTGACTTTGACGTGACGGAAGCAATGTTGAACTACTTCATTAAAAAATTAAGCGTTAAGGGCATGGTTTCCAAACCGAAGGTAATGATTTGTGCCCCCACCAACATTACGAACATTGAGCGAAAGGCGATCATCGAGGCCGCCCAAAAATCAGTGGGCGGCGAAGTCTTTTTAGAAGAAGAACCCAAAGTGGCTGCCATTGGGGCGGGGATGGACATCTTCGAACCCACTGGGAGCATGGTGATTGATATTGGTGGAGGAACCTCTGATATCGCCGTCGTTTCGCTCGGCGACATCGTGGCTAGTAAGTCACTGAAGTTAGCCGGCGACGTGATGAACCAAGACATCGTGGATTACATGAAACGAACCCATAACATCATCATTGGGGAGCACACGGCCGAAAAAATCAAGAAAACGATTGGAACCGCCAAGGCCGATCCAAACGATATCAAAGAAATTGAAGTTCGGGGCCGGGATGCCGTCAGTGGGATGCCGATTTCCGTTACCATCAACAGTACGGAGATAGCCGATGCCATCCATACGTCCGTTCAGATGATTATTAACGCTGCGAAGAGCGTCTTAGAAACGATTCCACCGGAATTAGCGGCCGATATCATTGATCGGGGTGTCATGCTAACCGGAGGGGGCTCCATGTTAAACAACATTGACGTGGTAATTTCTGATGCCCTGACGGTACCGGTGATGGTATCTGAAGATCCACTTGAAAACGTTGCTAAGGGAGCTAGTGCCTTACTGGAACACATTGATACGGAAAAGAAGCCGAAAAAGGGTTTTAGTTTGTTCGGTCGAAGTAACTAACGATCATGCAAAATCTGTTAGTGAAGTTAATTAAAGCTTATCAAGTCGGCGTTTCAGCGCATACGCCCCCCACCTGTCGCTACCAACCAACGTGCTCGCACTATACTGAAACGGCTATTGAACGCTTTGGAAGTTGGCGGGGGTTATTGATGGGGGGAGCCCGTATTTTACGGTGTAATCCCCTGGTACACGGGGGCTTTGACCCAGTGCCGACGCGCTTTCAACTACGGCGCAACCAGACAACCCGGAATGGAGGCTAGAATGAGTCGCAAGGAAAAACAAATTGAATTAGAAGTGGTTGCTACGCCTGATCACGAAAACTTAGTCCAGATTAAGGGGCGCACCGTCGGAAAGATTGTGCCGAATGCGGATAAGTTTGATTGTTACATAGGCGAGCAAGTGTTTCACGAAAAAAACGAAGCGGACGCCTTACAACAGGTGATTCGTGAATATAATTTACATCAGAGATAACCGATAACTGAGATTAAGGAGAGTTAATCGTGTTTCAAAGAAGACAAGTGCAAGATGGTGATCGAATTGATTGGAGCATCATCTTTTGCGTGCTGATGTTAGCCTTGGTCGGGCTTGGCTCGATTTACGTGGCCGTTTCGCATGATACCGGAGGCGTATCGGTGGTTCGAACCGTGGTTTCTCAGTTAGTGTGGTATGTAATTGGAGCGGTGGCGGTAGTTGTCATCATGCAGTTTGATGCCCAGCAATTGTGGAAAATTGCGCCCTACGCTTATTGGTTTGGAATTTTTCTCCTATTTGTCGTCCTGTTTCTATACAGTCGGGCGTACTTCGCGCAAACGGGAGCCAAAAGTTGGTTTGCCCTTGGGCCGTTTACCTTTCAACCCTCTGAAATTATGAAGCCGGCGTACATTTTGATGGAAGCCCGGGTCATTGCGGATCACAATAGCGAATATCCGATTCATACGGTTCGGAGTGACTGGAAACTGATTGGTCGGATGTTTCTATGGACGTTACCCGTCGTGGTGTTGTTAAAACTGCAAAACGACTTTGGGACGACCGTGGTGTTCTTAGCCATCTTAGGGGGCCTGCTAATTGTTTCGGGAATTACCTGGAAAATTTTGGCGCCGGGCATCATCGGGTTTGTGACCCTCGTCACGACCGCGGTCTTGCTGGTGGTAACCAGTGGTGGACGAGCCATTTTAGGGCACCTCGGCTTTCAACAGTATCAATTTGAACGAATTGATAGCTGGTTGCATCCAGCTTCTGATTCCAGTAACCAAGGCTTTCAACTGTGGCAAAGTATGAAAGCAATTGGGTCCGGGGGCCTAACTGGAACCGGTTTTAATGTATCCCATGTGTATGTGCCCGTGCGAGAATCTGATATGATTTTCTCCGTCGTTGGTGAAAACTTTGGGTTTATCGGCGGGACTTTACTGATTCTGTTATACTTTCTCTTGATTTATGAAATGATTAAAGTGACGTTTGAAACTCGTAACGTCTTTTATGCCTACATTTCAACGGGAGTAATTATGATGATCCTCTTCCACGTCTTTGAAAACGTGGGGATGAGCATTGATTTGATTCCGATGACGGGGATTCCATTGCCGTTTATCAGTCAAGGAGGATCAGCCCTCATCGGGAATATGATTGGGATTGGTTTGATCATGTCGATGCAGTATCACAATCAAAATTCGATGTTTAGTAACGTTAAACAATTTTCGTAAAAAGTCTGCTCCGGCAGGCTTTTTTTGTTTTTGCTTTGCGCTTTAAAAGTGGTATACTTAAGGTTCAAAAACAGACGAATGGGAGAACAGAAATGACAGAGAACAAGCAACACATTGCGCTATTATTCGGTGGAGATTCTTCTGAACATGACGTATCCAAACGGTCCGCTCATAACATCTATGATGCGATGGACCGGGAGCGATACGACGTAAGCCTCTTTTTGGTAACTAAAAGTGGCATGGTTTTAGATGATGCCGCATCGCACCGGGTGTTTGCTGGTGAAGATGAAGATGCCGTTGCTGCGGAAGTACTGCCCCAGTTAGACGCCGCTAATCCGTTGGCACCAATTCTTAATCTGGATAGTACGAAGCACATCGATGTCTTTTTCCCCATTATTCACGGGAATTTAGGGGAAGATGGGACCATCCAAGGATTGTTACGGTTATTGCAAAAACCCTACGTTGGAAGTGGGGTGCAAGCCTCAGCCCTTGCGTACGATAAGGATTTAACCAAGAAGATCTTGACGGCTACCGGCATTCGAAATACCAAGTATGTGTTAGTTACACCTGATACTGCGGCCGAGTGGAGTTACCCCAAGGTTAGTGAGCAGCTTGATTCCCAGTTGTTATTCATTAAACCAGCCCGGCAGGGTTCCTCAATTGGGATCCACAAGGTTAAGAATGATGCCGAATATGCGGCTGGTTTACAGGATGCGCTGCGGTACGACGATAAAGTGTTGGTGGAAGAAGCCATTAATGGTCCAGAAGAGGTAGAAATTTCTATCCTCGGAAACAAAGACCCGCAGGCTTCTAAAATTGGTGCGATTAAGGTACCAGCAGAAGACGCGTTTTATACCTATGATAATAAGTTCGTAGATGCCAGCGCGGTTGAATTTACGATTCCCGTTGAATTACCAGCACCAGTGCGGGATGAAATTACGGAAATGGCCCTAGGTGCCTTTCGGGCGCTGGAGCTAAAGGGCATGGCGCGGATCGACTTCTTAGTATCAAAAGATTTAACTCCCTACCTAGGAGAAGTCAACACCTTGCCTGGTTTCACTAACATTTCGTTATATCCCCAGCTGTGGGAAGCTTCCGGAATTAGTTATTCGGAGCTGATTGATCGCTTGATTGAACTGGCAAAGGCTGAATTTGTGCGCCAAGGCAAAATTTTACATGATTTTAAGCCACTAACGTTAACTGATCAAGATAAAGTTTATGACGCTGACTAGCGCTGAAAAAGGCACCGTGGTTCATCACCACGGTGCCTTTTTTTGGTTGACAAGGGAGCCAAAATCAAGGATAATAACATTTATTTTTTGAGATAAACTCAATTTTGGAGGAATAGAGGAATGTTGGTTTTCCCCACCGATAAATTATTAGTCGAGCTTAGCCAGTTGATTAGAACGCGGCGTCAGCAACTGCATTTATCCCAAGCAGAATTAGCAAGGGGGATTTGCACCCAAACCACCATTAGTACCCTGGAGAACGGGACGCATTTTTCGAAGTGGGAATTGGTGCCCAAGCTATTAGAGCGCCTGCACATCGAACCACAGGAATTAGAACATGCCATGCGATCCCAAGCAGCTGATGGCGAACGACAGCTTCAGCAGATTGAAACGGCCCTGTTTCAGTTTGATTTCCACCAGGCCACTGCACAACTCAACGCCATTCGCCGTGAAAATCTAGATACGAAGGCCCAACTAAGTCGTTACTATTGTTATCAAGGCCTATTGAAGGTGGTCGTAGACTCTGAACTGGATGACGCAATTGTCGCCTTTGATTTGGCGTTAAGTCGGAACCCCCCCCGGCAACATTCGTTAACCTGGGGCTGGGTTTACCTGGGCGAAGCGCTGACCTACCAACGAATGCACCTGACGAAGCGGGCCCAACGCTCGTTACAAAAGGCCTTTGGTGAATTACAGGCCCTCACCCAAGTTGTAACGCTTCCCCTAACCACGGTGGTGAAATTTGGCCTAGCGGTGGTCACCTTAGGATTACTGTTACGCCTGGATGCCGAAACACAGGCCGGGTGCCAGCGCTTACGCCACCGGTTGCAAGCCCATTATTCGTACTATTGTTTAGCCGACTTGTACTACTTGGAGGGACTTAGTTTACAAGCCACGGGCCAGGCACAGGCGGCCAACCGATTGTTAACTCGGGCAGATCAATTGGTACATCTAAAAAATAGCAGTAAGTTTGAACGGCTCATGCAAATTTACCAACAAAAAAGGCCTGAACTGGAATAGTTCAGGCCTTTTTTAGTGACTTTGTTTGCCAAGGTCGTGTTCCGAAAGCAGCTGATTTTGGAGGTTGGTTTTAACTACCAAAACATCACAAGGAGCGTTGCGGGTCACATATTCAGTAACGGATCCAATCAGAAGACGTGCCACG from Fructilactobacillus ixorae includes the following:
- a CDS encoding rod shape-determining protein; translation: MAQDIGIDLGTANVLVSVTGKGVVLNEPSVVAIDTKTNKVLAVGKEAYEMVGRTPGNIKAIRPLKDGVISDFDVTEAMLNYFIKKLSVKGMVSKPKVMICAPTNITNIERKAIIEAAQKSVGGEVFLEEEPKVAAIGAGMDIFEPTGSMVIDIGGGTSDIAVVSLGDIVASKSLKLAGDVMNQDIVDYMKRTHNIIIGEHTAEKIKKTIGTAKADPNDIKEIEVRGRDAVSGMPISVTINSTEIADAIHTSVQMIINAAKSVLETIPPELAADIIDRGVMLTGGGSMLNNIDVVISDALTVPVMVSEDPLENVAKGASALLEHIDTEKKPKKGFSLFGRSN
- the yidD gene encoding membrane protein insertion efficiency factor YidD; the protein is MQNLLVKLIKAYQVGVSAHTPPTCRYQPTCSHYTETAIERFGSWRGLLMGGARILRCNPLVHGGFDPVPTRFQLRRNQTTRNGG
- a CDS encoding DUF2969 family protein; its protein translation is MSRKEKQIELEVVATPDHENLVQIKGRTVGKIVPNADKFDCYIGEQVFHEKNEADALQQVIREYNLHQR
- a CDS encoding FtsW/RodA/SpoVE family cell cycle protein encodes the protein MFQRRQVQDGDRIDWSIIFCVLMLALVGLGSIYVAVSHDTGGVSVVRTVVSQLVWYVIGAVAVVVIMQFDAQQLWKIAPYAYWFGIFLLFVVLFLYSRAYFAQTGAKSWFALGPFTFQPSEIMKPAYILMEARVIADHNSEYPIHTVRSDWKLIGRMFLWTLPVVVLLKLQNDFGTTVVFLAILGGLLIVSGITWKILAPGIIGFVTLVTTAVLLVVTSGGRAILGHLGFQQYQFERIDSWLHPASDSSNQGFQLWQSMKAIGSGGLTGTGFNVSHVYVPVRESDMIFSVVGENFGFIGGTLLILLYFLLIYEMIKVTFETRNVFYAYISTGVIMMILFHVFENVGMSIDLIPMTGIPLPFISQGGSALIGNMIGIGLIMSMQYHNQNSMFSNVKQFS
- a CDS encoding D-alanine--D-alanine ligase family protein — protein: MTENKQHIALLFGGDSSEHDVSKRSAHNIYDAMDRERYDVSLFLVTKSGMVLDDAASHRVFAGEDEDAVAAEVLPQLDAANPLAPILNLDSTKHIDVFFPIIHGNLGEDGTIQGLLRLLQKPYVGSGVQASALAYDKDLTKKILTATGIRNTKYVLVTPDTAAEWSYPKVSEQLDSQLLFIKPARQGSSIGIHKVKNDAEYAAGLQDALRYDDKVLVEEAINGPEEVEISILGNKDPQASKIGAIKVPAEDAFYTYDNKFVDASAVEFTIPVELPAPVRDEITEMALGAFRALELKGMARIDFLVSKDLTPYLGEVNTLPGFTNISLYPQLWEASGISYSELIDRLIELAKAEFVRQGKILHDFKPLTLTDQDKVYDAD
- a CDS encoding helix-turn-helix transcriptional regulator, with product MLVFPTDKLLVELSQLIRTRRQQLHLSQAELARGICTQTTISTLENGTHFSKWELVPKLLERLHIEPQELEHAMRSQAADGERQLQQIETALFQFDFHQATAQLNAIRRENLDTKAQLSRYYCYQGLLKVVVDSELDDAIVAFDLALSRNPPRQHSLTWGWVYLGEALTYQRMHLTKRAQRSLQKAFGELQALTQVVTLPLTTVVKFGLAVVTLGLLLRLDAETQAGCQRLRHRLQAHYSYYCLADLYYLEGLSLQATGQAQAANRLLTRADQLVHLKNSSKFERLMQIYQQKRPELE